The following proteins are encoded in a genomic region of Planococcus lenghuensis:
- a CDS encoding TerD family protein encodes MGISLIKGQKIKLAKDDEELNHLYVGIDWTTSSKLDIDASAFLIGEDEKVAKDEDFIFYGQPQSVDKSVRLEEPVSSFEKQRFITNLSAVPDDIHKISFTLTIYESKLKGFTFADVEGIKLRIINSELQEEIALFPIDYEFNQESAIVLGALYRHQGEWKFHAVGAGFNGGLADLCQEYGVDVTEEEGTAASQQEPSPMDRFQTVQEREAVERGEAIPPQPAEHLGLTRSSQIQFDQSRIAALSAQNTDLIQLFEERAEPDQKPVPATGSIASPVLDLFDDTAADQDGFIESLTETELRFLNRLAEGPFPMAEANVFFRENLTMPAVFLNAVNEKANEYLGENLLLEEDGDILADEDFSFILGAVKERSSNVY; translated from the coding sequence ATGGGCATCTCGTTGATTAAAGGACAAAAAATCAAGTTAGCGAAGGATGATGAGGAACTGAATCATCTGTATGTCGGAATAGACTGGACGACTTCAAGTAAATTGGATATTGATGCTTCCGCTTTTTTGATCGGTGAAGATGAAAAAGTAGCGAAGGATGAAGATTTCATTTTCTACGGACAGCCGCAATCCGTTGATAAATCCGTGCGGTTGGAAGAACCTGTTTCGTCGTTCGAAAAGCAGCGGTTTATTACGAATCTATCAGCTGTTCCTGATGATATACATAAAATTTCATTCACATTGACGATTTATGAATCAAAGCTGAAGGGATTCACATTTGCGGATGTAGAAGGGATAAAGCTTCGAATTATTAACAGTGAGCTGCAGGAAGAGATTGCCCTTTTTCCAATCGATTATGAGTTCAACCAGGAGAGTGCCATTGTACTGGGGGCGCTGTATAGACACCAAGGGGAGTGGAAATTTCACGCTGTTGGCGCCGGATTCAATGGTGGTTTGGCGGATTTGTGCCAGGAGTACGGAGTGGATGTTACGGAAGAGGAAGGAACTGCCGCTTCACAACAGGAGCCTTCACCTATGGATCGATTCCAGACTGTACAGGAACGGGAAGCGGTTGAGAGAGGAGAAGCTATACCGCCACAGCCGGCAGAGCATCTGGGTCTGACACGGTCTTCGCAGATTCAGTTTGATCAGAGCCGGATTGCTGCGCTGTCTGCTCAAAACACCGATCTTATCCAGCTGTTTGAAGAACGGGCAGAACCGGATCAAAAGCCGGTGCCTGCAACCGGCTCGATTGCTTCACCGGTCCTGGATTTATTTGATGATACGGCCGCTGATCAGGATGGATTCATAGAATCATTGACTGAAACGGAGCTGCGCTTCTTAAATCGACTGGCAGAGGGGCCGTTTCCAATGGCAGAGGCGAATGTGTTTTTCAGGGAGAATTTGACGATGCCTGCCGTATTTCTGAATGCGGTTAATGAAAAGGCGAATGAGTATCTCGGGGAGAATTTGCTTCTGGAAGAGGACGGCGACATCCTTGCAGATGAAGATTTCAGCTTTATTCTTGGAGCGGTAAAGGAGAGAAGCAGCAATGTCTATTAA
- a CDS encoding ATP-binding protein, translated as MSIKKRDSTTILNSLSGGVVPARGLQYILVGRTDEAKQVVKDLEDVKTGSSVVKFFIGSFGSGKSFLQALIHQIALKEKFVVTKADFTPERRLYGNDGKAVATYTELMKNLAISTAPQGGALNNILDTWIMKVQQQVVQMRGYQSIELENPAFVSDVELEISRIVTKMDELTGGYDFARILVLYYRGFIDSDQELQRKALRWLRGEYRTKTEAKADLGVRDTINDDNYYNYIKIFSQFVRQIGYAGLVINFDEAINLYKITHPQTRDKNYETILKMFNDTLQGNLEGLYFSFGGTLEFLEDERRGLFSYGALKRRLETNRFETDEFRDLSQPVIKLKPLKHEETFVLLQKLRDIHGIHYNYQTSVRDHEIQQFIQKEYSRPGAKENLTVGEVVRTFLGAINILQQNPHYDRTKIFEADPAPAASSHMNSRFTTLER; from the coding sequence ATGTCTATTAAAAAAAGAGATTCAACCACTATCTTAAATTCCCTTTCAGGCGGTGTGGTGCCTGCGAGAGGTCTTCAATATATCTTGGTTGGACGAACAGACGAAGCGAAACAAGTCGTAAAGGACTTGGAAGACGTTAAGACCGGCTCTTCTGTCGTGAAGTTCTTTATCGGTTCTTTCGGGAGCGGGAAAAGTTTTCTGCAGGCTCTCATCCATCAGATTGCGTTAAAAGAAAAGTTTGTGGTGACGAAAGCGGATTTCACACCCGAGCGCAGGCTGTATGGCAATGACGGCAAGGCGGTGGCCACGTATACAGAGTTGATGAAGAACTTGGCCATCTCAACGGCTCCTCAAGGCGGCGCATTGAATAATATCCTGGATACTTGGATTATGAAAGTACAGCAACAAGTGGTGCAGATGCGCGGCTATCAGTCCATCGAACTGGAAAATCCGGCGTTTGTATCAGATGTGGAATTGGAGATCTCCAGAATCGTCACTAAAATGGATGAACTCACCGGCGGCTATGATTTCGCACGGATCTTGGTCCTGTATTATCGCGGCTTCATTGATAGCGACCAGGAGCTGCAACGGAAGGCGCTTCGCTGGTTACGAGGCGAGTACCGGACGAAGACCGAGGCAAAGGCCGACTTAGGCGTCAGGGATACGATCAATGATGACAATTACTATAATTACATCAAGATTTTCTCGCAATTCGTCAGACAGATCGGCTACGCCGGATTGGTCATTAATTTTGACGAAGCCATCAACTTGTATAAGATCACGCATCCGCAGACGAGAGACAAGAATTATGAAACCATCTTAAAAATGTTTAACGATACGCTGCAAGGCAACTTGGAAGGCTTGTATTTTTCATTCGGCGGGACATTGGAGTTTCTTGAAGATGAACGAAGAGGGCTGTTCAGCTACGGAGCCCTTAAACGAAGACTGGAGACGAACCGCTTCGAGACGGATGAATTCCGGGATCTCTCTCAGCCCGTCATTAAACTGAAGCCGTTAAAGCATGAAGAAACGTTCGTCCTGCTTCAGAAGCTGCGGGACATCCACGGTATTCACTATAATTACCAGACCAGTGTAAGAGACCATGAAATCCAGCAATTCATCCAGAAAGAGTACAGCCGGCCGGGGGCTAAAGAGAATTTGACAGTGGGCGAAGTGGTTCGGACATTCCTGGGAGCCATCAACATTCTTCAGCAGAACCCTCATTATGACCGGACGAAAATATTCGAAGCGGATCCTGCTCCCGCTGCTTCTTCTCACATGAACAGCCGGTTCACGACATTGGAGAGATAG